The following are encoded together in the Halomonas halophila genome:
- a CDS encoding ATP-grasp domain-containing protein: MNKNPDKGHIALLGWSLNAIEAAANFDRRYVVVAPDWAEEYCQKHDIPYLSWNFERLNDRSLEIAETLKEMGVDVAIPLFEETVEWAGAINSVLLDSPRLYGQSLLLRDKALMKRRAQLGGIRVGIFEEAHDKDDVIRFLKRVNQTLLKLDGDPNDPIHLKAFDKAGCLGHRVIRTPDEVDTIPEEEFPVLMESHLDGWEFAVEAWIHDGKIAFLNISEYVTLGYSVFVPASPELERYRPQITAQIEKLIKAFDISFGLIHPEYFVTSDGEMYFGEVAYRPPGFKVFELLERVYGFNAYQASMLVFDPKSTAEEVADFFPREVVDADGYAGCFGVYPRLRVVSRLEIPEEVEDDPYFESHELTPPLQETVTKRTAFGTHWGLIYFKGDEPHRMRDLLKHMEELDFYV; this comes from the coding sequence ATGAACAAGAACCCGGACAAGGGCCATATCGCACTACTCGGCTGGAGCCTGAATGCCATCGAGGCCGCCGCCAATTTCGACCGCCGCTACGTGGTGGTGGCCCCGGACTGGGCCGAGGAATACTGCCAGAAGCACGACATCCCCTATCTTTCCTGGAACTTCGAGCGCCTGAACGACCGCTCGCTGGAGATCGCCGAGACGCTCAAGGAGATGGGCGTCGATGTCGCCATCCCGCTGTTCGAGGAAACCGTGGAATGGGCCGGCGCCATCAACTCGGTGCTGCTCGACAGCCCGCGGCTCTACGGCCAGTCGCTGCTCTTGCGCGACAAGGCGTTGATGAAGCGCCGCGCTCAGCTCGGCGGCATCCGCGTGGGTATCTTCGAGGAAGCCCACGACAAGGATGACGTGATCCGCTTCCTCAAGCGCGTCAACCAGACCCTGCTCAAGCTGGATGGCGACCCCAACGACCCCATCCACCTCAAGGCCTTCGACAAGGCCGGCTGCCTGGGTCACCGAGTGATCCGCACGCCGGACGAGGTCGATACCATCCCCGAGGAGGAATTCCCGGTGCTGATGGAGTCGCACCTGGATGGCTGGGAGTTCGCCGTTGAGGCCTGGATCCACGACGGCAAGATCGCCTTCCTGAACATCTCCGAGTACGTGACCCTGGGCTATTCGGTGTTCGTGCCCGCCTCGCCGGAGCTCGAGCGCTATCGCCCGCAGATCACCGCCCAGATCGAGAAGCTGATCAAGGCCTTCGACATCTCCTTCGGCCTGATCCACCCGGAGTACTTCGTCACCAGCGACGGCGAGATGTACTTCGGCGAGGTCGCCTATCGGCCGCCGGGGTTCAAGGTCTTCGAGCTGCTCGAACGGGTCTACGGCTTCAACGCCTACCAGGCCAGCATGCTGGTGTTCGATCCCAAGTCCACCGCCGAGGAGGTCGCCGACTTCTTCCCCAGGGAAGTCGTCGATGCCGACGGCTACGCGGGCTGCTTCGGGGTCTATCCGCGACTGCGTGTGGTCAGCCGCCTGGAGATTCCCGAGGAGGTCGAGGACGATCCCTACTTCGAATCCCACGAGCTGACGCCCCCGCTGCAGGAAACCGTCACCAAGCGCACCGCTTTCGGCACCCACTGGGGGCTGATCTACTTCAAGGGCGACGAGCCTCACCGCATGCGCGACCTGCTCAAGCACATGGAAGAACTTGATTTCTATGTCTGA
- a CDS encoding tellurite resistance TerB family protein — MNAQRILSQLMRQAGDGRRGGLDVQGLLGGLTSGAGGKAGGQGGGRLGSALGGGALGVLLGSKRGRKLGGKALKYGAIAGVGALAWRAWQNARASSGGEAHEGTPLDDLQGEPLERRSLVLLQAMIMAARADGHVDERERALLTEQIDAIGADDELHAWVERQLSAPLDALALARQADSSQAAREIYLASVAVIDDDNPMERAWLDQLASGLSLDEDMKRSLEREALAAGEGSDHEEQW, encoded by the coding sequence ATGAACGCGCAACGGATCCTTTCCCAGCTGATGCGCCAGGCCGGCGATGGCCGCCGCGGTGGCCTGGATGTCCAGGGGCTGCTCGGCGGGCTGACCTCCGGCGCCGGCGGCAAGGCCGGCGGGCAGGGTGGCGGCCGCCTTGGCAGCGCCCTTGGCGGCGGCGCCCTGGGGGTGCTGCTGGGCTCCAAGCGCGGCCGCAAGCTGGGCGGAAAGGCGCTCAAGTACGGCGCTATCGCCGGCGTCGGCGCGCTGGCCTGGAGGGCCTGGCAGAATGCCCGGGCGTCGTCCGGCGGCGAGGCCCACGAGGGCACGCCGCTGGACGATCTCCAGGGCGAGCCACTCGAGCGTCGCAGCCTGGTGCTGCTGCAGGCGATGATCATGGCCGCCCGAGCCGATGGCCACGTCGACGAGCGCGAGCGCGCGTTGCTCACCGAGCAGATCGATGCCATCGGCGCCGACGACGAGCTGCACGCCTGGGTGGAGCGTCAGCTGTCGGCGCCGCTGGATGCGCTGGCCCTGGCTCGCCAGGCCGACTCGTCCCAGGCGGCGCGGGAGATCTACCTGGCCAGCGTGGCGGTGATCGACGATGACAATCCTATGGAGCGTGCCTGGCTCGACCAGCTTGCCTCGGGCCTCTCGCTGGACGAGGACATGAAGCGCTCGCTCGAGCGCGAGGCCCTGGCCGCCGGAGAGGGGTCTGATCACGAGGAGCAATGGTGA
- a CDS encoding histone deacetylase family protein: protein MLTFHSDDTGLRRARTELDGGELVTPYECPERVELVLRRVREVGLGEVRAPEAFGFEPVLAVHDRGYVDFLASCWDDWRAAGHGGEAIPSIWPTRTMRDDIIPEHVEGRLGHYALAAETSICEGTFDAAMASKDIALSAVSHTLATGEPAFGLCRPPGHHAASDQFGGYCFFNNAAIAAQHALDSGRGRVAVLDVDFHHGNGTQQIFYERDDVLFASLHGDPRTCFPYFLGHADETGRGRGEGFNHNYPMAPGTGFDVWSRALDDALTRIREAGCELLVVSLGVDAFEHDPISAFKLTSNDFTELGRRLAGAGLPTTFLLEGGYAVEEIGINAVNVLTGFEAAR, encoded by the coding sequence ATGTTGACCTTCCACAGCGATGACACCGGCCTGCGCCGCGCCCGTACCGAGCTCGATGGTGGCGAGCTGGTGACGCCCTACGAGTGCCCCGAGCGTGTCGAGCTGGTACTGAGGCGCGTGCGCGAGGTGGGGCTCGGCGAGGTGCGCGCCCCCGAGGCGTTTGGCTTCGAGCCGGTGCTGGCGGTGCACGACCGCGGCTACGTCGACTTCCTTGCCAGCTGCTGGGACGACTGGCGCGCCGCTGGCCATGGCGGCGAGGCCATCCCCAGCATCTGGCCGACCCGGACCATGCGTGACGACATCATTCCCGAGCATGTCGAGGGCCGTCTCGGTCACTACGCGCTGGCCGCCGAGACCTCGATCTGCGAGGGCACCTTCGACGCCGCCATGGCCAGCAAGGACATCGCGCTGTCGGCCGTCTCCCACACCCTGGCCACCGGCGAGCCCGCCTTCGGGCTGTGCCGGCCGCCGGGTCATCATGCCGCCAGCGACCAGTTCGGCGGCTACTGCTTCTTCAACAACGCCGCCATCGCCGCCCAGCATGCGCTGGACAGCGGCAGAGGGCGCGTGGCGGTGCTGGACGTCGATTTCCACCACGGCAACGGCACCCAGCAGATCTTCTACGAGCGCGACGACGTGCTGTTCGCCTCGCTGCACGGCGACCCGCGCACCTGCTTCCCCTACTTCCTGGGCCACGCCGACGAGACCGGCCGCGGGCGAGGGGAGGGTTTCAACCACAACTATCCGATGGCACCGGGAACGGGCTTCGATGTCTGGTCCCGAGCGCTTGACGACGCCCTGACGCGCATTCGCGAGGCCGGCTGCGAGCTGCTGGTGGTCTCGCTGGGCGTCGACGCCTTCGAACACGATCCCATCAGCGCCTTCAAGCTGACCAGCAACGACTTCACCGAGCTCGGCCGGCGACTGGCCGGCGCGGGGCTGCCCACGACCTTCCTGCTCGAGGGCGGTTACGCGGTCGAGGAGATCGGCATCAACGCCGTGAACGTGCTGACCGGCTTCGAGGCCGCCCGTTAA
- the cysK gene encoding cysteine synthase A, translating into MARIYDDNSRSIGNTPLVRLNRVSEGATIWAKIEGRNPAYSVKCRIGAAMIWDAEERGVLKPGMSIVEPTSGNTGIALAFVAAARGYPLVLTMPASMSLERRKVLKALGAELVLTEPAKGMAGAIAKAKELAEAEPETYFLPQQFENPANPRIHETTTGPEIWHDTDGQVDVFVAGVGTGGTLTGVSRYIKQTQGKAITSVAVEPVDSPVIAQTRDGQAPTPAPHKIQGIGAGFVPANLDLSLVDRIEAVGNDEAMEMAHRLMQEEGILCGISCGAAVAAAVRLGRDPAFAGKNIVVILPDSAERYLSSPLFAGRFGEQETEQ; encoded by the coding sequence ATGGCACGCATCTACGACGACAATTCCCGCTCGATCGGCAACACCCCGCTGGTCCGGCTCAACCGGGTCAGCGAAGGGGCCACGATCTGGGCCAAGATTGAGGGCCGCAACCCGGCCTACTCGGTGAAGTGCCGCATCGGCGCGGCGATGATCTGGGACGCCGAGGAGCGCGGCGTGCTCAAGCCCGGGATGAGCATCGTCGAGCCCACCAGCGGCAACACCGGCATCGCCCTGGCCTTCGTCGCCGCGGCCCGCGGCTATCCGCTGGTGCTGACCATGCCGGCCTCCATGAGCCTCGAGCGGCGCAAGGTGCTCAAGGCGCTGGGCGCCGAACTGGTGCTGACCGAGCCCGCCAAGGGCATGGCCGGCGCCATCGCCAAGGCCAAGGAGCTGGCCGAGGCCGAGCCGGAGACCTACTTCCTGCCGCAGCAGTTCGAGAACCCGGCCAACCCGCGCATCCACGAGACCACCACCGGCCCCGAGATCTGGCACGACACCGACGGCCAGGTCGATGTCTTCGTCGCCGGCGTGGGCACCGGCGGCACCCTCACCGGCGTCTCGCGCTACATCAAGCAGACCCAGGGCAAGGCCATCACCAGCGTGGCGGTGGAGCCGGTCGACTCACCGGTGATCGCCCAGACCCGGGACGGCCAGGCACCGACGCCGGCGCCGCACAAGATCCAGGGCATCGGTGCCGGCTTCGTGCCCGCCAACCTCGATCTGTCGCTGGTCGACCGCATCGAGGCCGTGGGCAACGACGAGGCCATGGAGATGGCACACCGGCTGATGCAGGAAGAAGGCATCCTGTGCGGTATCTCCTGCGGCGCCGCCGTGGCCGCCGCGGTGCGCCTCGGGCGTGATCCGGCCTTCGCCGGCAAGAACATCGTCGTGATCCTGCCGGACAGCGCCGAGCGCTATCTCTCCTCGCCGCTGTTCGCCGGCCGCTTCGGCGAGCAGGAAACCGAGCAGTAA
- a CDS encoding sodium:calcium antiporter → MPAILLWSLVAVAATAIVWRGSGLLETSSERLAAHYRLPDIVQGAIVVAVGSSFPELSTTVISTLVHGEFELGVAAIVGSALFNILVIPAVSGLASRQPLTANRDLVYKEAQFYMIAVAVLTLTFAFAAIYHPAEATGGAIRGELTRGLALMPVALYGLYLFVQYQDTLDHESEVDAGDVRPGREWARLALSLAVIVIGVEGLVRAAIAFGEIFDTPSFLWGITVVAAGTSIPDAFVSIRAARQGRGVTSIANVLGSNTFDLLVCIPAGVLIAGTAMINFSVAAPMMAVLTAATVALFLMMRTGMVLTNPECVALLALYAGFLAWIGMETFGVVDLVPSLPPPRG, encoded by the coding sequence ATGCCTGCCATCCTGCTCTGGAGCCTCGTGGCCGTGGCGGCCACCGCCATCGTCTGGCGCGGCAGCGGGCTGCTGGAAACCAGCAGCGAGCGGCTCGCGGCCCACTACCGGCTGCCAGACATCGTCCAGGGCGCCATCGTGGTGGCCGTGGGCTCGAGCTTCCCGGAGCTCTCCACCACGGTGATCTCCACCCTGGTGCATGGCGAGTTCGAGCTCGGCGTGGCGGCGATCGTCGGTTCGGCGCTGTTCAACATCCTGGTGATTCCCGCCGTCTCCGGCCTGGCCAGTCGCCAACCGCTGACCGCCAACCGCGACCTGGTCTACAAGGAAGCCCAGTTCTACATGATCGCGGTGGCGGTGCTGACCCTGACCTTCGCCTTCGCCGCCATCTATCACCCCGCCGAGGCGACGGGCGGCGCCATCCGCGGCGAGCTGACCCGTGGCCTGGCGCTGATGCCGGTGGCGCTCTACGGGCTCTACCTGTTCGTGCAGTACCAGGACACCCTCGACCACGAGAGCGAGGTCGACGCCGGCGACGTGCGCCCGGGACGCGAATGGGCCCGCCTGGCGCTGTCGCTGGCGGTGATCGTGATCGGCGTGGAGGGTCTGGTCCGGGCGGCGATCGCGTTCGGCGAGATCTTCGACACCCCGAGCTTCCTGTGGGGCATCACCGTGGTCGCCGCCGGCACCTCGATTCCCGATGCCTTCGTCTCGATCCGCGCCGCCCGTCAGGGCCGCGGCGTCACCAGCATCGCCAACGTGCTGGGCAGCAACACCTTCGACCTGCTGGTGTGCATCCCGGCCGGCGTGCTGATCGCCGGCACCGCCATGATCAACTTCTCCGTCGCCGCGCCGATGATGGCGGTGCTCACCGCCGCCACGGTGGCGCTGTTCCTGATGATGCGTACCGGCATGGTGTTGACGAACCCCGAATGCGTGGCCCTGCTGGCCCTTTACGCCGGCTTCCTGGCATGGATCGGGATGGAGACGTTCGGGGTGGTGGACCTGGTGCCGAGCCTGCCGCCGCCCAGGGGATAG
- a CDS encoding endonuclease/exonuclease/phosphatase family protein, translating into MQRLVLAGFLTLALAGFPGLAGAAVIGSWNLEHLGWNNDKRLDLVARVAGRFDLLAVQELMNDEALAALEQELEAVSGEAWSSMASHAVGRSRYQEHYGFLWRESRIASLGGGAVYIDRGDVFAREPFSARFRDRENDDAFVAATVHVVYGDGLADRRPEVEALADYWQWLDEAYPDTPRMLMGDFNMAPDDPAWAPLRALGVVPALNGQATTLGTTPGRYASPYDNIWYRPDRLSPQALGMLRYPALTGLDHVAAREHVSDHAPVYLALHQGELRALPPGAGEVAGAGGASHARAAGCIDLNASSVAMLERLPHIGPARAESIVDGRPWAGSGELSRIDGIAVGRLADIRDSGRLCSG; encoded by the coding sequence ATGCAACGTCTTGTCTTGGCAGGTTTTCTTACACTGGCTCTGGCCGGTTTCCCGGGGCTGGCCGGCGCCGCGGTGATCGGCAGCTGGAACCTCGAACATCTGGGCTGGAACAACGACAAACGGCTCGATCTGGTGGCCCGGGTGGCCGGACGCTTCGACCTGCTGGCGGTGCAGGAACTGATGAACGACGAGGCGCTGGCGGCGCTGGAGCAAGAGCTCGAGGCCGTGTCCGGCGAGGCATGGTCGTCGATGGCCAGCCACGCCGTGGGGCGCAGCCGCTACCAGGAGCACTACGGCTTCCTGTGGCGCGAGTCGCGCATCGCCTCGCTCGGTGGCGGGGCGGTGTATATCGATCGCGGCGACGTCTTCGCCCGCGAACCTTTCTCGGCGCGCTTCCGTGATCGTGAGAACGACGACGCCTTCGTCGCCGCCACGGTGCACGTGGTTTACGGCGACGGTCTCGCCGACCGTCGGCCCGAGGTCGAGGCCCTGGCCGACTACTGGCAATGGCTCGACGAGGCCTATCCCGACACCCCGCGAATGCTGATGGGCGACTTCAACATGGCGCCAGACGATCCCGCCTGGGCACCGCTGAGGGCGCTCGGCGTGGTGCCGGCGCTGAACGGTCAGGCCACCACGCTCGGCACCACGCCGGGCCGCTACGCCAGTCCCTACGACAACATCTGGTATCGGCCGGACCGCCTGAGCCCGCAGGCACTTGGCATGCTGCGCTATCCGGCGCTGACCGGCCTCGATCATGTTGCGGCCCGCGAGCACGTCTCCGACCACGCGCCGGTCTATCTGGCGCTGCATCAGGGCGAACTGCGTGCTCTGCCGCCCGGCGCCGGTGAGGTGGCCGGTGCCGGCGGCGCCTCCCATGCCCGTGCGGCCGGCTGCATCGATCTCAATGCCAGCTCCGTGGCCATGCTCGAGCGCCTGCCGCACATCGGCCCGGCCCGCGCCGAGTCCATCGTGGACGGCCGACCCTGGGCGGGCAGCGGTGAGCTCTCACGTATCGACGGCATCGCCGTCGGGCGTCTCGCCGACATCCGCGACAGCGGCCGGCTGTGCAGCGGCTGA
- the dnaX gene encoding DNA polymerase III subunit gamma/tau, whose protein sequence is MSYQVLARKWRPRTFHELVGQEHVQRALVNALDQGRLHHAYLFTGTRGVGKTTLARILAKCLNCTAGGQGDEGVTSTPCGQCPSCEAIDDGRFVDLIEVDAASRTKVEDTRELLDNVQYAPTQGRYKVYLIDEVHMLSTSSFNALLKTLEEPPPHVKFLLATTDPQKLPPTVLSRCLQFTLKHMPPERIVGHLSKVLEAESVSFEESALWLLGKAAEGSMRDAMSLTDQAIAFGQGEVRHADVAAMLGTLDHRHVLALLEAMAEVDAARVLAEVAALAEQGPDFAGVLDDVTGVLHRLAVAQMVPDALDNGHGDRETLLALAARFTAEDIQLYYQIGIQGRGDMAHAPDLRTALEMTLLRMLAFRPQGVPKPAQTPLPMRGDGGAPAAGGGTGPAGGSDQAASAAPAQSLAPGAAAPQPAAESAPAPEPMPEPAPAPAPVESAAVPPPAPEAAPETAPSELAAAESAPEPPPWIQDVPVQDAPVQEASAQAAPAPEPAAPQPQVPAPQPEPAPVAAAPEPEAQAVPAEAPAAPSAADAAPGELSHADWLERFDALGLSGLTRNLAAHCVVEADDGDALTLRLDPSQAAMKADVHVERIREALAGAGFTRRLTIADGPLPEGVETPRQRADRLAAERHAEAVAALQADPQVQKLQQAFGARLIETTVKPVEAARH, encoded by the coding sequence ATGAGCTATCAGGTTCTGGCCCGCAAGTGGCGGCCGCGTACCTTCCATGAACTGGTCGGCCAGGAGCATGTCCAGCGCGCGCTGGTCAACGCCCTGGACCAGGGCCGGCTGCACCACGCCTACCTGTTCACCGGTACCCGCGGGGTCGGCAAGACCACGCTGGCGCGCATCCTCGCCAAGTGCCTGAACTGCACCGCGGGCGGGCAGGGCGACGAGGGCGTGACCTCCACGCCCTGCGGCCAGTGCCCCAGCTGCGAGGCCATCGACGACGGGCGCTTCGTCGACCTGATCGAGGTCGACGCCGCCTCGCGTACCAAGGTCGAAGACACCCGCGAGCTGCTCGACAACGTGCAGTACGCGCCGACCCAGGGCCGCTACAAGGTGTACCTCATCGACGAGGTGCACATGCTCTCCACCAGCAGCTTCAACGCGCTGCTCAAGACCCTGGAAGAGCCGCCGCCCCACGTGAAGTTCCTGCTGGCCACCACCGACCCGCAGAAGCTGCCGCCCACGGTGCTGTCGCGCTGCCTGCAGTTCACCCTCAAGCACATGCCGCCGGAGCGCATCGTCGGCCACCTCTCCAAGGTGCTCGAAGCCGAATCGGTCTCCTTCGAGGAGAGCGCGCTGTGGCTGCTCGGCAAGGCGGCCGAGGGTTCCATGCGCGACGCCATGAGCCTGACCGACCAGGCGATCGCCTTCGGCCAGGGCGAGGTGCGCCACGCCGACGTGGCGGCGATGCTCGGCACCCTCGACCATCGCCACGTGCTGGCGCTGCTCGAGGCCATGGCCGAGGTCGACGCCGCGAGGGTGCTGGCCGAGGTCGCCGCCCTGGCCGAGCAGGGCCCGGACTTCGCCGGCGTGCTCGACGACGTCACCGGGGTGCTGCACCGCCTGGCCGTGGCGCAGATGGTGCCCGACGCCCTGGACAACGGCCACGGCGACCGCGAGACGCTGCTGGCGCTGGCCGCGCGTTTCACCGCCGAGGACATCCAGCTCTACTACCAGATCGGCATCCAGGGTCGCGGCGACATGGCCCACGCGCCGGACCTGCGCACCGCCCTGGAGATGACCCTGCTGCGCATGCTGGCCTTCCGCCCCCAGGGTGTGCCGAAGCCGGCCCAGACGCCGCTGCCCATGCGCGGCGATGGTGGCGCTCCTGCGGCCGGAGGCGGCACCGGGCCGGCGGGTGGCAGCGATCAAGCCGCCAGTGCCGCGCCAGCGCAGAGTTTGGCGCCTGGCGCCGCTGCGCCGCAGCCGGCGGCCGAATCCGCCCCGGCCCCCGAGCCGATGCCTGAACCGGCTCCGGCGCCAGCACCGGTCGAGTCCGCCGCCGTCCCGCCGCCGGCTCCTGAGGCCGCGCCGGAAACCGCGCCGTCCGAGCTCGCGGCAGCCGAATCGGCCCCCGAGCCGCCGCCCTGGATCCAGGACGTGCCTGTCCAGGACGCGCCTGTTCAGGAAGCGTCCGCTCAGGCGGCACCCGCGCCTGAACCCGCAGCGCCTCAGCCACAAGTGCCCGCGCCGCAGCCTGAGCCCGCGCCGGTCGCGGCGGCTCCCGAGCCCGAGGCTCAGGCCGTGCCGGCCGAGGCACCGGCCGCCCCCTCGGCTGCCGACGCCGCTCCGGGCGAGCTGAGCCATGCCGACTGGCTGGAGCGCTTCGACGCGCTGGGCCTGTCCGGCCTGACGCGCAACCTGGCGGCCCATTGCGTGGTCGAAGCCGACGACGGCGACGCCCTGACGCTGCGGCTGGATCCGTCCCAGGCGGCGATGAAGGCCGACGTCCACGTCGAGCGCATTCGCGAGGCGCTGGCCGGGGCCGGTTTCACGCGGCGCCTGACGATCGCCGACGGGCCGCTGCCCGAGGGCGTCGAGACGCCGCGCCAGCGCGCCGACCGCCTGGCCGCCGAGCGCCACGCCGAGGCGGTGGCCGCGCTGCAGGCCGACCCCCAGGTACAGAAGCTTCAGCAGGCCTTCGGGGCCCGGCTGATCGAGACCACGGTGAAGCCCGTCGAGGCGGCGCGTCACTGA
- a CDS encoding YbaB/EbfC family nucleoid-associated protein: MMKGGMGNLMKQAQEMQEKMQKAQEEVAKAEVHGEAGAGMIKITMNGRHDVLKVDIDPSVMEEDKELLEDLLAAAVNDAVRKVEANSKEMMEDATSGLNLPPGFKMPF, encoded by the coding sequence ATGATGAAAGGTGGAATGGGCAACCTGATGAAGCAGGCTCAGGAAATGCAGGAGAAGATGCAGAAGGCCCAGGAAGAGGTCGCCAAGGCCGAGGTTCACGGCGAGGCCGGTGCCGGCATGATCAAGATCACCATGAACGGCCGCCACGACGTGCTCAAGGTCGACATCGACCCGAGCGTCATGGAAGAGGACAAGGAGCTGCTCGAGGACCTGCTGGCCGCCGCCGTGAATGACGCCGTGCGCAAGGTCGAGGCCAACTCCAAGGAGATGATGGAAGACGCCACCTCCGGCCTGAACCTGCCGCCGGGCTTCAAGATGCCGTTCTGA
- the recR gene encoding recombination mediator RecR, which yields MSFSPLVERLMEAFRVLPGVGPKTAQRMAMHLLERDRDGGRRLVESLGTALEAVGYCRRCRTLTEEELCGICASPRRDDGVLCVVESPADQLAIEEAGGYQGRYFVLHGHLSPLDGVGPEDIGLDRLEARVAEAGVEEVILATNPTVEGEATAHYIASQLAPLGLKLSRLAYGVPMGGELEYVDGGTLSRAFNGRLPFQGE from the coding sequence ATGAGCTTTTCTCCCCTGGTCGAACGGCTGATGGAGGCCTTCCGGGTGCTCCCCGGCGTCGGCCCCAAGACCGCCCAGCGCATGGCCATGCATCTGCTCGAGCGCGACCGCGACGGCGGCCGGCGGCTGGTCGAGTCGCTCGGCACGGCCCTCGAGGCGGTCGGCTACTGCCGGCGCTGTCGCACCCTCACCGAGGAGGAACTGTGCGGCATCTGTGCCAGTCCGCGCCGCGACGACGGCGTGCTGTGCGTGGTCGAATCCCCGGCCGACCAGCTGGCCATCGAGGAGGCCGGCGGCTATCAGGGCCGCTACTTCGTGCTGCACGGTCACCTGTCGCCGCTGGACGGCGTCGGGCCCGAAGACATCGGCCTCGACCGGCTGGAGGCGCGGGTCGCCGAGGCCGGCGTCGAGGAGGTGATCCTGGCCACCAATCCCACGGTGGAAGGGGAGGCCACGGCCCACTACATCGCCTCCCAGCTCGCGCCGCTGGGGCTCAAGCTCTCGCGCCTGGCCTATGGCGTGCCCATGGGCGGCGAGCTCGAATACGTCGACGGCGGTACCCTGAGCCGGGCCTTCAACGGCCGGCTGCCTTTCCAGGGCGAATGA
- the rnd gene encoding ribonuclease D translates to MSLTPEIRWIDTPEALDAACAEVAEADVLALDTEFFRERTFHPVPALIQFCAGGPAYLVDPQEVACTERFRRLLAEGPLKLLHASSEDLEVFAHWAGVPIAPLVDTQIAQALLGEVTSMGYQKLVEYWVGETLPKDETRSNWLERPLSEAQKTYAALDVVYLLDVWEHQRESLERHGRLAWLEEDCAALTDQASRSDEADGQWYLRQRNLWRLGPRQIEAYRLMTTWREGEVRRRDLPRSWLVSDKLLFAIAERLPENRYELAAVEGIKPPLVKREGDVLLALVKEARFLDEAELPSVPLSPLSPAFKRCLKAMKKVVNLEAESLGLAPEMLMRRRDLEALASARLRGRPLPLPAGWRGERLAASLERALSEVPA, encoded by the coding sequence ATGTCCCTGACACCCGAGATCCGCTGGATCGACACTCCCGAGGCGCTGGACGCCGCCTGCGCCGAGGTGGCCGAGGCCGACGTCCTGGCCCTGGATACCGAATTCTTCCGCGAGCGCACCTTCCACCCGGTGCCGGCGCTGATCCAGTTCTGTGCCGGCGGGCCGGCCTACCTGGTCGACCCCCAGGAGGTCGCCTGCACCGAGCGCTTTCGCCGCCTGCTCGCCGAGGGGCCGCTGAAGCTGCTGCACGCCTCCAGCGAGGACCTGGAAGTCTTCGCCCACTGGGCCGGCGTGCCCATCGCGCCGCTGGTGGACACCCAGATCGCCCAGGCGCTGCTCGGCGAAGTGACCTCCATGGGCTACCAGAAGCTGGTCGAGTACTGGGTGGGCGAGACCCTGCCCAAGGACGAGACCCGCTCGAACTGGCTCGAGCGCCCGCTCTCCGAGGCCCAGAAGACCTACGCGGCGCTGGACGTGGTCTATTTGCTGGACGTCTGGGAGCACCAGCGCGAGTCCCTGGAGCGCCACGGCCGCCTGGCGTGGCTCGAGGAAGACTGTGCCGCCCTGACCGACCAGGCCTCGCGCAGCGACGAGGCCGACGGCCAGTGGTACTTGCGCCAGCGCAACCTGTGGCGGCTGGGCCCGCGCCAGATCGAGGCCTATCGCCTGATGACCACCTGGCGCGAGGGCGAGGTGCGTCGCCGCGACCTGCCGCGCAGCTGGCTGGTCAGCGACAAGCTGCTGTTCGCCATCGCCGAGCGGCTGCCCGAGAATCGCTACGAACTGGCCGCGGTGGAGGGCATCAAGCCGCCGCTGGTCAAGCGCGAGGGCGACGTCCTGCTGGCGCTGGTCAAGGAAGCGCGCTTCCTCGACGAGGCGGAGCTGCCGTCGGTGCCGCTGTCGCCCTTGTCGCCGGCCTTCAAGCGCTGCCTGAAGGCGATGAAAAAGGTGGTGAACCTCGAGGCCGAGTCCCTGGGCCTGGCTCCCGAGATGCTGATGCGTCGCCGCGACCTGGAGGCCCTGGCCAGCGCCCGGCTGCGTGGCCGCCCGCTGCCGCTGCCCGCTGGCTGGCGCGGCGAGCGTCTCGCCGCTTCCCTGGAACGTGCCCTGAGTGAGGTCCCCGCATGA
- a CDS encoding YcgL domain-containing protein, whose product MTTMNGKLLCEVFKSPRKDEMYLYVDKRRGLEDVPEALLERFGTPVSALTLILTPEKPLARTRGAEVMAAIEEKGFYLQMPPAKEDYLLDLYRTPTEARY is encoded by the coding sequence ATGACCACCATGAACGGCAAGCTGCTGTGCGAGGTCTTCAAGAGCCCGCGCAAGGACGAGATGTACCTGTACGTGGACAAGCGCCGCGGCCTCGAGGACGTGCCCGAGGCGCTGCTCGAGCGCTTCGGCACGCCGGTCTCGGCGCTGACGCTGATCCTCACGCCCGAGAAGCCGCTGGCCCGCACCCGCGGCGCCGAGGTCATGGCCGCCATCGAGGAGAAGGGGTTCTACCTGCAGATGCCGCCGGCCAAGGAGGACTATCTGCTGGATCTTTATCGCACGCCTACCGAGGCCCGCTACTAG